The nucleotide sequence AATATTCAGTTCCAATGGTGATGTGTACAGCGGTATTTTTGATGTCCGTTTGAATACTTTCCGCATCTGTTTTACAAAAGGAAGCCGAACCTAATTTTATAATAGTTCCTTCCCAACTAGCTTGAATTCCTTTACCCGTGATTTCTTTAAAATCGTCTAATTTTATAGATTTTACTTCAGGTAAAAAATCATACAGCATACGACTCAACGGATGGTTGGAAGCACGAAGGCTATTTTTAACTAAAACCTGCTCTTCCATATTAATTGCTTTTCCTTGGTAACTAATCGATGCTTTTTTATTAGTCGTAATGGTTCCCGTTTTATCAAAAACAATGGTATTGACAGCGGCCAATTGCTCGATAACCAAAGCATTTTTGAGATATATTTTTTTCTTTCCTAAAATACGTAGCAAATTCCCCATGGTAAAGGGTGCGGTCAAAGCCAAGGCGCACGGGCAAGCCACAATTAAAACGGCCGTAAAGACATTGAAAGCGGTATTAACATCGATAAAAATCCAGTAGCCAAACCCTAAAAAGGCTATCAACAGCAAAATAGGTGTAAAATAACGACTGATGCTATCGGTGATGCTTTTGTGTTTTTGATGTACGGATTTTTGGAACACTTCATTGCTCCACAATTGTGTCAGATAACTTTGAGATACGGATTCTAAAACTTCCATCTCAATGCTCTTCCCTACTTGCTTCCCTCCTGCAAAGATTTTGTCCCCTGATTTTTTGATAATTGGTTCGGCCTCGCCAGTTACAAAACTGTAATCGATGGCGGCGGTTTCACTGATTAAGATTCCGTCAACGGGTACTAATTCTTGGTTACGAATGAGTAAACGGTTTCCTTTCTCGACTTCGTAAACAGCTATGTTTTCTTCGGATGAATCCAAATTGATTTTGGTAACCGCAATTGGAAAATACGATTTAAAATCACGTTCAAAACTCAAGAAACTATAGGTTTTGGTTTGGAATATTTTCCCTAACAACATAAAGAAAATTAATCCTGTTAAACTGTCAAAAAATCCTGAACCATAATCAAATACAATATCCACTACACTACGCACAAACATCACAATGATTCCTAGTGCAATGGGAATATCAATATTCAACATTTTAGATTGGATACTTTTATAAGCCGAATCATAATACCCACTTGCAGAATACAAAAAGGCGGGAATTGATAACGCAAAAATCAACCATCTAAAAAAAGGCTTATAAGTGTCTAACCAAAATTCGCCCACTTCAAAATATTCTGGAAACGATAATAACATGATGTTTCCAAAACAAAAGAAAGCTAGTCCTAATTTATAGGTCAAACTTCGATCTACTTTATGGTTTCCTGTTTCATAATTTTCCAGACTAATATACGGTTCGTATCCTATGGAGCTCAATAAATAGACAATCTCTTTCAGAGAAACCTCGTTGGAACGATAGGTTATTCTAACCGTTTTTTGAGGGAAATTGACTTGTGAACTTAGGATTCCGTTTTGAAGTTTTTGCAAATTTTCAAGAATCCATATACACGAACTGCAATGAATATGCGGAATATTTAAGGATACTACGGCACTGGTTTCCTCTTGAAATTCTAATAGTTTACTAACGATTTGCTCGTTGTCTAAAAAGTCATATTTACCCTTACTATCTAATGGGGTTGCTCCAGGGGATTGTTCAAAATCATAATAACAGCCCAAATCATTAACGGAAAAAATTTCGTACACCGTTTTACAACCGTTGCAACAAAACTTTTTGTCATCAAAAAGAATTTGTTCTGTTTTAATTATGTCTAATCCACAATGGAAACAATTTGTTGTATCCATAATTTACTCATTTACCTGAGGCAAAGTTCCATAATGATTGTAGCCTAAACTATGATATATGTCATATAAATTCTTAATTTTGGTAATTAAAACCCGTTGGGTGCAATTAATCAAAACATTTAAAAGATGATTTATATTAAAATCTAAAGTCGATTATACCAACAATGTCAGTCTAAGCCTGTCGAAGACCTCTTATAAAGGACATTTCGACAAGCTCAATGTGACAATAGTTATGGAATTTAACTATAAATAACAATTACATCCAACGAGTTAATTCAATAAAATAAGTAAGAAGAAATGAGCAAATGTGAACAATGTATCGTTAGAGAATTCAGCTCACTCAAAGCGTTGAATAAAAATGAACTATTACAAATTGCAGATTGTAAGACTTCTTATAGTGTCAAAAAAGGCGAGCATTTGTTTGAAGAAGGTGAAACTGTGAATGGTATTTATTGTATCAAAGACGGTGTTTGTAAATTATCTAAACTTAGTGCTAACGGTAAAGACCAAATTGTCAAACTAATCAAACCTGGAGAATTATTGGGTCAACGCTCGATGATTAGTGATGAACCTGCTAATTTGAGTGCTGTAGCCCTTGAAGACATGGAAGTTTGTTTTATTCCAAAAGCGGAGATTTTAGGTTTCTTTGATAAAAACAATCAATTCTCAATGAATGTGATGAAAAGCATTTGCGGTGATTTGAAAGAGGCCGACGATCATACTGTATCGATGGCTCAAAAACCTGTCAAATCCAGACTTGCTGAAACTTTATTGCATCTAGAAACCAATTTTGGAAAAAATAATGATGGCTCTTTACACATTCAGCTGTCAAGGGAAGAACTTGGCGGCATGATTGGAACAGCTACTGAAAGTTGTATCCGCCTGCTATCTGATTTTAAAAAATTAGGTTTAATTGAATTAGACGGAAAAAAAATACTTCTTAAAGACCATAAAGGATTGAAAAAAATAGCGGAATAATCTGCCGAATCTACGCACTTATTTTTCACGCAGATTTTCACAGATTTAGCAGATTTTCAATTGATTTAGATAGAATTAAAAGATAAAAAATAAAAGCCACGAATTCACAAATTCCATTCTTATTTCGTGAATTCGTGGCTTTAAAAAATTGACTTTTTTAATAAGCACACTCAACGATTTTTCCTCAAAATCGTAAAATATTTCATTTTTATCTTTAAGAAGCCACAGCCATTTCTGGTATTTTAATTTCCTGAATTAGTCCCTCATAAAAACATAACAACTGTTTGGTTTGTATATTGTTTTCAGGTAAAACATTGGTATTGCTAAATAACTCTTGATAGTAATTAATTCCTTCCAATAAATTATTTTTAAAATTCTTCCATTTTTTAATTTGCCCCTCAGCCAATGTGTCTGAAAAATTTAAAATTTCTTTTCGCAAATAATCAACATACATTTTGAGTTCGTTGACAAATAAATTTGGACGATCTGTTCGGCTTAAAACAGAGGCTTTTCCATAAATATGTTGCACCATCTCTACCAATGACACTTCCTTTTCAAAATAAGCTAAATTAGGTCCTGGACAAACGACCACGCCTTGATTTTGCCCTTTAATCGCAATACCGTTTTCAAGATACGAGGCATTCGCTAATCCAACGCAAAGACAAGATTTATCTGTAATCTCGATTTTCTTTTTTTGATAGTTCTCTGTCGAAAGGGTTTCTTTTTCGGCTTCAAGACTTTCTAATTTTAAATCTTGAAATTTTTTAGATGCCGAGCACATTCCTTTGGCACCGTATTCTTTGCTTAACGCTAAAAACTTCTTCGGACAAGAACTTCCCGGAACATTCGCTTTAATTCGTTCTTGTTTCAGGAATTCATTCGTAGTTCCTTTTACAGCATTAAACGGAATTCCTAAAGGCGAAATATTACTCAAGTAAAAATCGTCTTCTTTGGCATTTGCTAATAAGTTTCTAGTATTTACATCCGTTGAAGTCGCTTCAGGAACTAATAAAAATGGAGACCCCCAACCAATAGAATCTAATTCGTATTGATTAAGTAAAAACTCGTGTTCTTGAGCGGTCCCTACGCCACCTTGAGCAGTTATTTTTAATTCTAACGGACTTTCTGGTACTTGTTTCCCTTTGGCCGTTAAGGCTTTTACCATCAATTCATGGGCCGACTGAATCAATTGCTCTTTCTTGGCTTTGAATTCTTCCAAAATAGGACCTAATAAAAGTCCTTCGGTAGCGAAAGCGTGACCACCACAGTTCAACCCTGATTCGATGCGGTATTCCGACACCCAAAGTCCTTTTTTGGCTAAGAAATTCCCCTGAATCATCGCCGAACGAAAATCGCTCACTTTCAAGATAATTTTCTTTTGCAATTGGTTATTTTCATCTGGAAAAAAAACATCGAAATTCTCAAAATAGCTGTACAACCTTGGGTTCATCCCCGCTGATAGCACTACAGAAGAGGTCAAAGTACTATTTGCAAAACCACGAAGTGAAGCATGTGCATCATTGAATTCTGTAGGTAATTGTTCGTCTTTATCAAAATTATCTTTATCGACCTTCGTCATAATATTGACATCGATAGCACCAGCAGATAAGTGTTCTTCGAGATAATTAAAAATTGCTTCCTTACCTTCATTTATAAGGGTTAGTAATCCAATTTTAATTGTCGAACTGTTAGGTAACATAGCCATATAATTAGTCAAAGCCTCTTTGCTTTCGGCTAATTCTTGTTTGTAAGCAGCAAACTTTTGTTTTACAATCGTATCCACCAAATTCAAATAAGCAGTCACTCTCTTAGCACGGTAATCGTGCATTTTTTGAGTGATTTCTTGGTATTTGATTTGGAATTCATTGCTATAAAACTGATTCATTTTTTCAATCAAATCATCATCTACTATGGATACTACAGAGGAAATTCCGTATTGTGCCACTTTGATGGGACTATCAATCGTGTATCCCAACCCCATTACAGGAATGTGGAAACTATGTGGTGAGTGCGTTGATTTCATTCTTTTATTTTTAATTACAATTACATTTTTACAAAATTAGACCAACAGTCCAACTTAAAATATGATAAATATCAGTCGGATAAAAATTGAGTATAATGACATCCTTTAATGATTTTAACACCGTTAGTTAGAATTTAAAAATAAAAACCATATTTATATTAAAATATCACTAAAAGTGGGTATTGTAATATGATTCTAAATACGATACGTTTGCGATTAAAAATCTATAAACCAAATCAAAAAAAAATGAACACATTGAAATCATTACTCTCACTAAGTTTACTAGTGATTTTATCTGTTTCTTGCTCTTCAGAAGACAAAGATCCAGCAGTTGTATTTACAGCTTTAACCGCTAATAAAACAGACCTTTTCATTGAGGATGCTGTAACCATTAATCTTGAAGGAACAGGTTATACAGAAGCCAACTTGTTTACAAGTAATACAAAAATTAAAATCAATAAAATCACTTCCTCAGTATTTGAAATTACTAGTAGCCAAGCCACTACCGCAACTATAACTGCTGAGTTAAAAAACAACAGTAATAATCAAACTAAAAGTGTAACTATAAACTTTGCTGAACACGGGGTAAAGAACTTTAAAATTGTAGAAGGTATTACCGTAGATGTAGACAAATCAGGAAAATTAATTAACCTCTTAGGCCAGCCTGACTATAAAGTAAGTATACCAGATAGTAATAATATAGAAGCCTGGTTGTATTTATCAAAAGGACTTGATGTTTATATATCTAAAACGACAAATATCATTACACAAATTGATGTAAAAAGTTTCTATTACTATTATACCAATAGTGAAAATATAAAAACACCCTATACGACATATCCTTATGAAATTGGTAATGGTTGGAAATTAAATAATTCCGCAACAACGATGGATGCAGTAATTAACAAATTAAATGCACCTTCTATAAAAACTAGTTCTAATACACCTCCAATAAGTAACATTGGTTACCAATATTTAACTGAAAGACTTTATTTTCGTTTTTATAGTGATTCAGAAGATAATTATACTGGAAAAAAAATCATCTATTTTTCAATTTATTAAATTAAATAGTGATTGTCAAGTCCTGAAAAATAATGCAGGATAAATAAGAACCCGTTGGGTGAAATTATTTAAAAAAGTAAGTTCGAGTGTTTTTGTGTTGTAAAAAAGACTAAAAAACACTTATCTGCCGACAGGCAGGTATTGAGAGCCGTTTTTAATAATTTCAGCCAACGGGTTCATCAATATAACTAGGTCCTTGATTACTTGAAATTTTGCGGATAAAAAAACACTAGATAAAATTGTATAAAAGCGTAACATTTACTAGCTTTAATACGAAAGGTTTTACTTCTTGTTATCCTACTAATAACTCTAATAAATATAAGCTATGCTAAATTGGGATGAAATATTAATTCGCTTATCCTTAGCCTGCCTCTTTGGAGGACTAATCGGTTTAGAAAGAGAAAGAAAAGATTGGGCTGCAGGTTTGCGAACACATATGATGGTTTGTGTTGGGTCTTCATTGATTATGATAGTATCAGCTTTTGGTTTTTCAGACATTCTCGGAACCGAACATGTCGAACTCGATCCTTCAAGAGTAGCAGCACAAGTCATTAGCGGAATAGGTTTTATAGGCGCAGGAACTATTTTGTTTCTAAAACAAGGGACTATCAGAGGTCTAACCACAGCTGCAGGTTTATGGACCGTAGCTGCCATTGGACTCGCCACTGGAGGTGGAATGTATTTTGCTGCGGGAGTAACCACTGCAATCGCGTTGACCATACTTTGGGCTTTACAACCCTTAGAGCTTATGTATACTA is from Flavobacterium sp. NG2 and encodes:
- a CDS encoding heavy metal translocating P-type ATPase: MDTTNCFHCGLDIIKTEQILFDDKKFCCNGCKTVYEIFSVNDLGCYYDFEQSPGATPLDSKGKYDFLDNEQIVSKLLEFQEETSAVVSLNIPHIHCSSCIWILENLQKLQNGILSSQVNFPQKTVRITYRSNEVSLKEIVYLLSSIGYEPYISLENYETGNHKVDRSLTYKLGLAFFCFGNIMLLSFPEYFEVGEFWLDTYKPFFRWLIFALSIPAFLYSASGYYDSAYKSIQSKMLNIDIPIALGIIVMFVRSVVDIVFDYGSGFFDSLTGLIFFMLLGKIFQTKTYSFLSFERDFKSYFPIAVTKINLDSSEENIAVYEVEKGNRLLIRNQELVPVDGILISETAAIDYSFVTGEAEPIIKKSGDKIFAGGKQVGKSIEMEVLESVSQSYLTQLWSNEVFQKSVHQKHKSITDSISRYFTPILLLIAFLGFGYWIFIDVNTAFNVFTAVLIVACPCALALTAPFTMGNLLRILGKKKIYLKNALVIEQLAAVNTIVFDKTGTITTNKKASISYQGKAINMEEQVLVKNSLRASNHPLSRMLYDFLPEVKSIKLDDFKEITGKGIQASWEGTIIKLGSASFCKTDAESIQTDIKNTAVHITIGTEYYGAYIFENQYRNGLEELFKTLSTTYELKVLSGDNEGERATLERILPPRTELIFNQKPEQKLEFIKQLQEQGKNVMMVGDGLNDAGALAQSNVGISISENVNVFSPACDGILEAKEFDQLHYFLKLAKKGMTTIKMSFALSLLYNVVGLSFAITGHLLPLVAAIIMPLSTITIVSFVTIMSNYYARKLGVKS
- a CDS encoding Crp/Fnr family transcriptional regulator: MSKCEQCIVREFSSLKALNKNELLQIADCKTSYSVKKGEHLFEEGETVNGIYCIKDGVCKLSKLSANGKDQIVKLIKPGELLGQRSMISDEPANLSAVALEDMEVCFIPKAEILGFFDKNNQFSMNVMKSICGDLKEADDHTVSMAQKPVKSRLAETLLHLETNFGKNNDGSLHIQLSREELGGMIGTATESCIRLLSDFKKLGLIELDGKKILLKDHKGLKKIAE
- a CDS encoding MgtC/SapB family protein; protein product: MLNWDEILIRLSLACLFGGLIGLERERKDWAAGLRTHMMVCVGSSLIMIVSAFGFSDILGTEHVELDPSRVAAQVISGIGFIGAGTILFLKQGTIRGLTTAAGLWTVAAIGLATGGGMYFAAGVTTAIALTILWALQPLELMYTKKFKQKTLTIVTSLNINNTDLFKNLSNGDESKIQNFTFERNENEFTFQLKLENMEVAKINNLIDELKKDPAIKEISWSH